The sequence CAAGAACAAGGATGGAATTTACGATGGTCGCTTTCTGACGAAGGATTGTCTGCACTTTTAAAGAAACTGGATAAATACGAACCCAGCGTCATCGGTTTATATGTACCCCGTGATATTGGTATAGAAGCGAACCAAAAAGATTTAAAAACTCGCTTTGAAACTGACCATCGTTTATATACAGCCTGCTTCGCATCGGAACCTGAATTTCAAAAATCTGGTATCTTCCCTCCTCCTGGAGTTCCGCAAAAACGTCAAGGTTTTACTAATATTGTACGTGATTCAGATGGGGTTGTACGTCGTCATCTTCTGTCTATGGGAACTACTCTCGGTTCCCCATGTACTGCTCCTCGTGCTTTTAGTACAATGCTTGCATTTCGCTATCTTCATGACAAAAATTACAAAGTTGACTTCAAGCAAGGTAACTGGATTTTCGGCGATGTTGTACTTGAAGGATTGCAAGGTGGAGATGTAGGTTATACAAAAGAAGAAACAGAAGCATCCCAAATTTTACTCAACTATCGTACAAATAATGGCTCGCCTCTAGAGATAGCCGAAACAATTACCCTCAGAAAGATTCTTCAAACAAAAGAAGAACAAATATCACCGAGTTTAAAAAATCGAATCATTATTATTGGTGTTACTACCGCAAGCGATAAAAATGCTGGCGATCACTATCCTAACCCTTACAATACGGGTAGTGAAAATTACCAAGAAATCTCAGGGATAATGCTTCACGCTCAAATGACCAGTCAACTTTTAAGTGCGGTTTTGGATAACCGACCATTATTAAAAGTAATACCGCAATATTGGGAATTTATTTGGATTTTGGGATGGTCTTTGGTGGCAGGTATATTAATATTACGCTTTCACTCAAAGTTACACTTGGCTTTAATAATGTTAGCTGGAGGTATCACAATTTGTATTTTTTATGGAATATCCTACGGCTTTTTGCTTGTAGGTTATTCAGTCTCATTAATGCCGCCAGTATTGGCAATTATTACTACTGGTAGTATTGTACTAATATATTCCAAAGTTATTCTTTCTAAACAATAAATACAAGTTTTTATAAGCAAATATCCTACTGTAAAATTTCAACAAAAACTCGAAATTACTTCTCTGACTGACTTTAAATCACTTCGCTAAAAAACATTATTTTCTTGATGCTTTTATGTGGTATTTTTAATAACGCATTAAGCAATTAAGTAATATGATTGGAATCAATTTGCTTGTAAGGTTAGCAAAACTTTCCTTCCCGATTTTTGGTGTACTGTTTGTTTTGAAATTACTACCGATACGAATTGCTAACTCGCTAACCCTAATACAGAATTCTGTAGATAAACCATTAGATAATAATCTAGTTTCCCGAAAAAAGAAGACTTCAGCACCCGCTGCTCCCAATCCTACCGAGCCACCAGTAAGCACGAATGGCGAACAACCACCACGTGGTCCTTGCGACAACAATATGAAAAAATCGCTGACGGCTTTGCTACCGGAAGAAGCTGTTAAAAACAAAGTATTGATATCTCAAGAAAATACTAAATTCTGGTTTTACAATCCTTACGAACCAAAATCAATAAAAGAAGTTGAATTGAAATGGGAAGAACTAGGTACTCAGGGAGGTAAAACGGAAAAACTTAAGTTGCCAAGACCTAAAATGCCGGGAATAATCAGCA comes from Rivularia sp. PCC 7116 and encodes:
- a CDS encoding DUF928 domain-containing protein → MIGINLLVRLAKLSFPIFGVLFVLKLLPIRIANSLTLIQNSVDKPLDNNLVSRKKKTSAPAAPNPTEPPVSTNGEQPPRGPCDNNMKKSLTALLPEEAVKNKVLISQENTKFWFYNPYEPKSIKEVELKWEELGTQGGKTEKLKLPRPKMPGIISISVPPQTAPLKDGKQYNLTLTLRIACSDGNAQVKPDRLSFRVKMHKLTPSQKNEFNQATTATQKVNFYIQNKLWLDALTATAQLKRTNSQDQNWSAIICDKFNLDQSITSKPIIDCCNPSNP